The genomic region AGGCTAATTTAAAGCTTTCTGTGCCAGATTTGCATTCAAACAAAGAAGAAGGGCGTAGCTTTATGTACACAGTTCGTCGGCAGGCGTATTTTCTACAGGATCGGTACCCAAGCGGTGGAAGTCGATTGTCCGCATAACTAACTCTCTTTGGTGGGTTGTTCTCTTCACTCTATCACGTTTTTCGTTGTGACTTGATAAGAGCTAACCAGCAATGTTTGTTTGGAGAATATAATTTGTTGAGCTGAGAACTGCGTTCTTATCAGATCTCAGATTAATGTCTGTATCAGCTACCTGTTATCGTCAAGTTTGTGATAAAGTGTAGAgtagtgataaaatattatattaaaagaaagttaacaGGCATCAACTGAACCTTCATTTACCGAAACCATTAAAAAGTCTAGAGCGATAAGACCATATTCGAATGTGAGTAAGAAAGAAATAAGAGTTATGTTACAATTGACTTTGTGAATTATATTTACAACGAAATTTAATGTTGCTTTTTACAAACCTTACATTTCGTTTCAAGGTTAAACGAAACTAATAATTATGATTACGCGAAAGGTTAAGAGGACGTTCAGATTAGAATGAATTTTTTGCAAACTATGAGTAGTATGACCAATACGTACAGCACGACCAGTATCAACACAGGTTCAAGTCTCACTCTGAATTATACCACAGAAGGATTTGGTCCCAACATTGATTCTACATCCACTAACATGACTTCTACTGCAACTATAGATTTCATGGGACCTCCAGTAGGAATGGGGATAAGTGGAGGGCCTTCATGTATGACTCAAGTTCCACAAACTTATCCTATTGGAAGAATGAGTTCTCTATGCTTAGAAATTAATGATACAACTATCCAGTCCTATATGAATACAGTGACTGGACTTAATTCTATGAATGTAACAACTGTTCCCAGCACGGAGTTTTTTATGTGTGGTCGCCTCGGCCCTTCACTCTCTGGTACCGAAAGTGTAGCTAGTTCATCCAATGTAGCGATGGGGCGTGGACGCCCGGATAAAGTTTAGTTACACACACGCCAAGCCTCCTTATTCATAGATTTCATTGATCACGATGGCTATTCAGAACTGTCCAAGCAAGATGTTAACCCTCAGCGAGATCTATCAGTTCATCATGGATTTGTTTCAATATTATCAGCAGAACCAGCAGCGTTGGCAGAATTCCGTTCGTCACAGTCTGAGCTTTAATGATTGTTTTGTCAAAGTTGCACGAACACAAGAAAAGCCAGGTAAAGGAAGCTTTTGGACACTGCACCCAGACTCTGGAAACATGTTTGAAAATGGTTGCTACCTACGTCGCCAAAAAAAGGTTCAAATGTCAAAAGAAAGAAGTGTTTCGACAAGCACATAAAGCCATcgaacaacaacagaaacagcAAAGTACAGAATCGAAGATCGGTGTTTCTCCACCGCACCTGAAATCGGCGGACACTTCTAGAAAGCCTCCTGACAACCCTTTTCCTTATCCACCACAACATTCGGGACAGATTAATTATCAATTCCAACCAGGGTCAGCAGCATGTTGTCTCCTCTCTGTCTGCCAAATCTCAGCTGCTGACAGTAGACGCAGACAACTATAACTGTCATGAACGCTCCTTGATAGATGGTAGTGAAAACCATAAACTGGAAACGACGTGTTGTAGTCCGCAGATCAACACGAATTACTCACAATTATAGTGGGCTAGATCCTCACCAGTTAGGACTATTTACTCGTGGTCTGACTTTATCCTACCATACTAGCCTCTGGCCACGTGAGAGTTGACCCCTACTATAGTTCTTCTAatcatttttatcaataatataatatCTGATGACACCAAAGCAGACATGAAAATTTACGAGATAACTCAATACTCAGGTTATGCACCCATGTCACCCCTTAACGCAGGACCTCCGTCcaatgaaacaaacagttactatcATCATTCTCTCTACTACGTTCATCCTTCAGCAGTTTCCAATATATGatctctattttatttattacgttCACGTTCTATCTGCTACGCTCACTCCCAAAGCAGTTGTAACATACGAACATTGTTCTCTCTACTATATTTAAATCTTTCAGCAGACTCTACGCATTGTTACATCAGGATTTGTTTAGACTCTGGCACGGCAAGAACTTGTTGCGATAATTCACAAACAGGAATTTCTTCAATGATGCCTGAAATATTGTTGCCCAACATTGAATATCGTTATCGAAGCACTAACATTTAGTGTAATCTAGCCGTGTGGGTGAGCACgctatatttttttctctctatgtCAGTTGCAGTTGGTTCATATCTTAATTCTATGAGCAAGAGCACAATGAATGTagttttcatgttgttgttttcatgtgtattgttatttaagttttatatattcaaGTTATTGTTCCTCCTATtcttatgaattatattttttaacattctttacaatattttgatttatttttgtataaacataTCGCTAGctgttaagttgttttttaatcctGAACAACTATTAATTTTGTGATGTACTGTCCCTACAACTGGTATTAGGTGCACTACATGTTttatgaaggtttgtttgtttgttttggaatttcgcacaaagctactcgagggctatctgtgctaaccgtccctaatctagcagtgtaagactagagggaaggaagctagtcatcaccacctactgccaactcttgggctactcttttaccaacgaatagtgggattgaccgtcacattataacgcccccacggctgggagggcgagcatgtttggcgcgactcgggcgcgatcccgcggattgcgaagcgcacgccttaacgcgctaggccatgccaggcctgttttaTGAAGGAATAGTAAAACGACAGCTATGTTTTAAATACGTAACATCGCttctatacaaatttaaaatatcgcCTTTAGTAATTTTGAAATTAGAGTATAATGGTAAAGGACAACCTTACACTAACTATAATTTAGTGTGTGAAACAAACACTTTGCAACTTAACGTAAATATAAATCTATAGTTTggattgttataaatataccttattataaaataatatatatgccgatttttttagtaaaattgttattaaaagcCTGAATCGAGAAGGTATTTGATTTATGGTCAATCAAGCTCAGAATCGTTATATTTGCTTGAtataagttacaaatattatttcgTATAAGCACAACATCAGAACTATTATTCAGTGTACAACAGGTTTGATAATGGTTATTTATCACCTATAAACATGACACCAAAATTAacacgttttttgttttattttagtgttagttCACTTACCAAAATGAAATCACCATGCTTGTGAAAAACTCAGCTATTGTTTTCTACCATACGCAGTATAGagtattgaaaacaaatagaaTCAATTTATTCAGTacggaaaaaaaaaacgaacagttTTTTATTGCGGGTTATGTGGTGATAACATAGATGACCTCGCATATGTTAAttcacaagtatttttatttgaactagttgtaacaacaatactaatattactatttcatttGTTTGCCTATAGCTATCTCTTCAGACACATTATAGCttacatactttatttttcagatttaattttaacaatgaaactatAAAGCGATGTATAGCGAATTAAATTCTTCGTAATTTTGAcacgtaattacaataataaacaacagtattacattatAATTACGTTTGGAAGATCATCAGTGAAATATTATAGAGCAGCACGGTTCACTCTATCTTTCTGTTTGACAGAAAGCTGCTGCTTCCTAATGTGACACAAAGGAAGCTCGGATGTCTGTTTCTGTACCTCTGTTTTGTTAAGCCTAACGAGAGAAGTCTCATTTGTTACTATctgtaacttaaaatataattgttggtTTTATGAAACATTCACCAGAAAATTTCAAGAattgatatttattactttattataaatttaactcTATAAACAGCTAAAAAAAAAGCGTTCAGATACATGACGAGAAATCAGTTTGTggaatataaaagtattaaaaatacgtaaaattagccataaatgttaatttttttcttatctgcAAGTAGTATTAAGACACATATGAGGAAGTATTAAGTAATATGTTAAGATAGTATTAACCTGTACCTAAACCAAATATAGCTATGACTTCATAATGCAAAAAATAATGTGGTATCAGAAACGTTTCTGGGACACATTAAATCACATCTGTATGTAGCATAATACAACGTATATCTGGAGACAATATAATGCTCCGCTCTAGAAAGCACTGTTAAGTACGGACAGCATACTTTAAGGTATATCTGGAAAGAATATAATGAGCCAATATAGAAAGCAGTATTAATTAC from Tachypleus tridentatus isolate NWPU-2018 chromosome 1, ASM421037v1, whole genome shotgun sequence harbors:
- the LOC143232688 gene encoding LOW QUALITY PROTEIN: forkhead box protein A2-A-like (The sequence of the model RefSeq protein was modified relative to this genomic sequence to represent the inferred CDS: deleted 1 base in 1 codon; substituted 1 base at 1 genomic stop codon) codes for the protein MSSMTNTYSTTSINTGSSLTLNYTTEGFGPNIDSTSTNMTSTATIDFMGPPVGMGISGGPSCMTQVPQTYPIGRMSSLCLEINDTTIQSYMNTVTGLNSMNRWGVDARIKFSYTHAKPPYSXISLITMAIQNCPSKMLTLSEIYQFIMDLFQYYQQNQQRWQNSVRHSLSFNDCFVKVARTQEKPGKGSFWTLHPDSGNMFENGCYLRRQKRFKCQKKEVFRQAHKAIEQQQKQQSTESKIGVSPPHLKSADTSRKPPDNPFPYPPQHSGQINYQFQPGSAACCLLSVCQISAADSRRRQL